The nucleotide sequence CCTTAAACTTATTACGAAAGCATAGAGGCATATTAGGGGCATAAATAGCATTTGacagcgtttgtgtgtgtgtgtgtgtgtgtgtgtgtgtgtgtgtgtgtgtgtgtgtgtgtgtgtgtgtgtgtgtgtgttcgttcgaTCAAGCCTTACCCTGTATCTCTGGATGTTTGATAAGTAGCATCATAGCATATCTCATAGTTGTGCTGGTGGTCTCTGTGCCAGCAAAAAAAAGGTTCATGACAGTGGAGACTAGATTATCGTAGAAGAACTCCGTGGTAGGAAGATCGCTCTCCTGAGACAGTAAAGAGAATGGTGGGGTCCACTGATGTGGTTAGCTTGTAGCATACAGCAGGTCTGTCTGTTCTGCGCACTTTGTAAAGTTTGACTATGcgggtaacactttacaataAAGGTACACCATTAAGCATTAGTTAAGTATTATTTAAGCATTAagcaaactagatgtaccgcagagcggtacaaaatatgaccgccgctcagtccagcacattttttccacaaaaataagtcacgcttgtcaaattgtgttcattgtGTACATATATctattgtgtatgtatgtatgatggctcccacacacagctgcgttccgtcaacgcattccagtgggtgttcccgacggtagctatgcaaatgacttgaagtaaaaccgtaatgtgattggttggtgccgtccgtagattggcttgattggccggtgccgtctgtcggtgcagcaacagctgaactcctcaatgcgagcagcgggagaaacgcgacacgacggacccacaattcagttcggcaacggatcacgtgagcccatttaaagtgaatgggatgcctCTCCAGCAAtgcgatgcacgcagctgtgtatGGGAGccgtcatacgtatgattactgtgaatgtatgtgtgtgtgtgaatgtctgttaatgcacagacattcacacacacacatgtgtgcatatggaattggtcaacatgacccctggaggcaaacatatgcaaaaaattggtcatcctaggccctatggttctcaagatattcacagaaaactctgttggtgtacggtcactaaatgtacacataaattaatttattgtatggctccccataaacgaaagtccacgaaacttggcatgcattcagagagtgtcataatgatcctacaccttcaattttgtgcagttttgaccatgtcagccagaaatattgtgattacaacacctaattttttgctttttaatttttaactaggtggcgctatacatgaattgagtggtaatgggatgggttgacatggcctcttaagaccaacatacacaaaaaagttGGTCCTCCTAGGctctacggttctcaagatattcacagaaaactgtgtccggccacctacaggccagttggtacacagtaacataaattaatttattgtatggcccccccatgaacagaattccacaaaacttggcgtgcattcagagggtgtcataatgatcctacacttccaatttcgtgcagttttgaccatgttaggtcacagatacctgcgattacaacacctcatttttacttttttgtttttaactaggtggcgctatacatgaaatgagtggttatggaacgggttgacatggccccttaagatcaacatacaaaaaaaaggtggtcctcctaaaccctacggttctcaagatattcacagaaaccccgccctaccctcctttcgggggggtccagtccagcgggggggctacagatcaaaacgaaaaacaatggttccatactatccttgtggggctacataccgACCAAGattcgtgcaccccggtctttcagtgtcccgggaatccttgacggaaaattggccatgtgaaaaagaaaaaagaaatctgactaaacgctgcgcggcggtcataacaATAAGCAACACTTAATTCATCATTATTAATTATGTTTTCAACATTACTTAAGGATTAACAAATATCCTTTTCCTCATTAAAAGAGTCTTGTTTGTCTTTTCCATATGGGTCTACTCAGCAAGCCCACTGTTCATGATATCAGCTGCCTCCTGCCTACCTGCTCAAATCTGATGAGGAAACAGTCGATGTAGTCGCGAGGAAACTGCCTACCTGCTCGAGTCTTATGAGGAAACAATCGATGTAGTCACGAGGGTTGTCTGGGTCCAGAGTGTCTTTGTGCTGGTGGATCTTCGCCGTTACAAACTCCCGCAGTTCGTCCATGTGCCGGAAGACTTTTTGGTGGGGGCCAGGTGTGTAAGTCATCAGACGGGGGAAGATGTTGTACAGCTGTGTAAATatgaacataaacacaaacaaaggtGGGGATGTTATCTGGATTAGAagccagtggtgtagtctacgtgatactcAGGACTATGCAGTATACCCACCTGTGGGGACGGGGGATGCTCTCTGGATTAGAAGCATACAGTAGTCCGGCACTGGGACACACAAGGGCTTGAGTAGTGCTATTGAAGCACAGTGAGCATGGGCCCACACAGATTTTCTtttaaaggcgcagtcagggatttttcAAACCCATAAaaattttttgtcacattcatcATTTCTTCAAGAGCGCTAGCTGCTCATTCTGTGAGCACACTCTAAAGAAATTcctgtctctgtaggcagcccaggctccagaaactgcttatctaataaaatatacagaaaatcctgtctctgtaggcagcccaggctccagaaactgcttatctaataaaatcctgtctctgtaggcagcccaggctccagaAACTGCTTATCCAATAACATCTCACCAAGTGTTATTCATCTCATATCAACTTATATCATCTCACTTGGTTAATGtaggtcaaagtcaaagtcaaagtcaaagtcagctttattgtcaatttcttcacatgttccagacatacaaagagatcgaaattacgtttctcactatcccacggtgaagacaagacatatttttccaatttaagtccacagacaaacataacattcaagtaaacaaaaaagtaagtaaataagtaaataagagggcacatttgaggacacaatgaaaaaataagagcagcaaaatttggttgaaattgtgcatagacagtcaataaaatactagtgcaaagtcaggccaataaaaggcttgggtagttctgtttgacctaagtaataaagaaagtggcatagtggtgcaagttatgtaagagcagcagaagtgttgtgttttcaggacaacaacaccaagttgtaaagtgtacaagtgtgcaagtgtgcaagtggagtagtgcaggcggccattgtgggtccaatgtccaggatgttatgtagctgagggtggaggggggagaggagggagagagttcagcatccttacagcttggtgtatgaagctgttggtgagtctggtagtgcgggagcgcaggcttctgtacctcttcccagagggcagtagatcaaacagattgtgagcggggtgacttgcatcactcacaattttggtcgccttactggggtgaggtgggtggtgtaaatgtccttcagggaggggagtgaagcaccaatgatccttccagctgtgttcactatgcgctgcagggctttcctgttgtattcagtgcagcttccgccccacacagcgatacagctggagaggatgctctcaatggtgcctcggtagaatgtggtcatgatggctggtggagcacttgctcgcctgagtttccgcagggaagtacaggcggcgctgagctctcttcgccagtgatgcagtgttggtggtccaggagaggtcttcactgatgtgcacccccaggaatttggtgctgctcgctctctccaccacagcaccgtcgatggtcagtggcaggtgttgggtgtgacctctccggaagtcaacaacaatctctttggtcttgctgacgttcagcaggaggttgttgtccctgcaccacgtggtcagatggtcgacctccaacctgtattgagtctcgtcgcccttggtgatgagacccaccagagttgtgtcgtcagcaaatttcactatgtgattgttgctgtaggttgcagtgcagtcatgcgtcagcagggtgaagagcagcggactgagcacgcagccttggggggcccctgtgctcagtgtgatgctgcttgaggtattgttgccaacacgtactacttggggcctctgacagggGCCTCTAGGTTTTAGTTTTGCAGCGTGGgagcagcctgtcccccaaacaaaaatgaaaccctgtgtaaatataaacacaaggggaagccgtggcctactggtcagcgCTTCCgacaaccggagggttgccggtttgaaccccgaccagtaggcacggctgaggtgcccttgagcaaggcacctaacccctcactgctccctgagcgccgctgttgttgcaggcagctcactgcgccgggattagtgtgtgcttctcttcactgtgtgctgagtgtgtttcactaattcacggattgggataaatgcagagaccaaatttccctcacgggatcaaaagagtatatatacttatacttacttataaacACAAATGTGTCTTCCTGCACAATCCCTAACTGCACCTTTAATATTTGGATCTTTTAAGTTTTAAACAAATTCTTCCAAAGTCTTTGAATACACCCCTTTGAAGATAATGGTGTATTTGTTTTTTGAGGAAGGACCTCATGCCCCTCAACCTAATTGTGTAATTGTGCAAAATGTTGTCTTGCACAACAGGATGACAGAGAAATGTTTTAGACAGAAGTATTAAATGCATCAGTGCAGGCATATACTCTAATGCTGTTTAGATGTTGAGAAAAATGGGGAAACAGTTATATTAAAAGTTATAAGAGTTGTTttcgtttgtgtttgtttttgtacctGTCCCCATGGTTTGCTTCCGAAGCGAAACGTATCTGAGATGATCTGCAGCAGACGCAGGAAGTTGACGTCATCATAGCTGAAGCGCTGTCCGAACACCAGAGAACAGATCACGTTGGACACGGCACGGCTCAGGAAGAACGTGGGATCAAACGGAGctgctgaaagagagagagagagagaaagagatgtagaGAAAGTATGGTGGCCCTGTAGAgccaagcaacacacacacacacacacacacacaccacacacacttcatcctcACGGTAGAGGAGCATATGGTGGCCCTGTAGAGCCAAGCAAGGCCATGTTTGTGACACCCTGGTATATGAAACTGCCTGCTTTTGTCcctacttaaaggtgctctaagcgatgccacatgttttataggctaaaacattttatgtcacttactgtaaacatcacctaaccaaccgctagctgtctgtgtcctgaatacgcTGTAAAAAACgcatctctgtggacagcccaggctccaaaaaaggcaacaaaaacaacctgggcaaacctagcccataaaaacataacaaactgttccagcaaatcagagacaagatgcacgtttaggggagtttcaattgcacgggagcagcacgggagggagggggaggaagtagcgagctagctctctgttttgtttgaaagtaaacagaagtgacgttacccagcatcgcttagatcACCTTTAACAATCaaatgcacatatttgtttgtcACAGACTATggtccaaacacacaaacacacactcacactctctctctctcacatttgGTTTGTCTCAGGCTCTCCAGCAGgtgtctgctctcctcctcactcacacacacacacacacacacacacacacacacacacatagactcacaTTTGGTTTGTCTCATGCTCTCCAGCAGGTGTCTGCTCTCCTCCTGGATCCACTGCTCCATCCTCTTGCGGCCCATCCCAAAGTCTCTGAGCGTGCTCAGTGTGAAGCGTCTCAGCTGGCGCCAGCGCTCACCATTACTGATGGCCAGACCTGACGAAGAAAATCAACAGACTGCACAGATCAATACggaattgaatttcccctggggatcaataaagtatctatctatctatctatctatctggatgGTCTGATCAGTAACCGCCCGATTGGTAATCAATAGCCACAGATCTTTTAATGGACAACCTGATCAGGAAGGAATGTTGTATTTCTGATCTTACCGTATCCCTTGACGACCCGGTTCAAGAACGGAACTGGTGCCCTTCCTGTGAAGTCATCGGCCTGGTCCACTAGGGCCTCCTTCACTGTCTGGTACCCACTGAGGGCCACTATCCGCACAGGCCCAAGGGTCACAGTCATGACCGGCCCGTACTGCTCACTCCACttagaaagaaaaaacagaatTATGTGAGTTCCATAACGGGGAGTCAGTCTGTAAATACCTATAAGCTGGTGTCCTGTAAATACCTATATGGGCTGGTGTCCTGTAAATACCTACTGTATGGGCTGGTGTCCTGTAAATACCTATAAGCTGGTGTCCTGTAAATAccttgtcagacaccaaacaggacgaggaccacaaaagcgtcacgttagaatgtttatttaagggttgggggttacaggggtttcaggggttccgggagttccaagagtctgcgtgtgtgtgttcccccaatagccgagcagcaatggcaggagctggatgatccgggaagtcctggggaaaacacacacaacagcaattgaaacgaagcagcagtacagtcaagggctaggctgtattcatagaagagagacggaaggcaggtcaagattaccggggctggagatcaaagaagtagtcgagcgggtctgggttcacaggcaaagagtcagagtcgttttccaagacaggcaggtaactggtgcgggtttgcagacgatctgacaagtgtggactgaaaagcaaggctttatataccgggcatgatgagtggtgaatgcagtgcagctggtaggtaaacgagggtgaggcagagcagagcaggaacaggtggaggtcatcagactttaatcagccctgcgttaccaggcagagagagagttcatgacagaaccccctaggggacggccccagaagtccccaagagtgacaccacgccgggagggcggaggggagccggtggagggctagaattcctccgaaggtccgagtgaacatcctcatcctcggaggggagctggagggtcgggacagaagacgggacaggtaccgagacagggtcagggtcaggcacagg is from Alosa alosa isolate M-15738 ecotype Scorff River chromosome 15, AALO_Geno_1.1, whole genome shotgun sequence and encodes:
- the LOC125308188 gene encoding cytochrome P450 2G1-like isoform X1, yielding MSESSMLLLATLVLLLLLLAWRRRGTRGLPLPPGPTGLPLLGNLPQVDKTAPFKTFMKWSEQYGPVMTVTLGPVRIVALSGYQTVKEALVDQADDFTGRAPVPFLNRVVKGYGLAISNGERWRQLRRFTLSTLRDFGMGRKRMEQWIQEESRHLLESMRQTKSAPFDPTFFLSRAVSNVICSLVFGQRFSYDDVNFLRLLQIISDTFRFGSKPWGQLYNIFPRLMTYTPGPHQKVFRHMDELREFVTAKIHQHKDTLDPDNPRDYIDCFLIRLEQESDLPTTEFFYDNLVSTVMNLFFAGTETTSTTMRYAMMLLIKHPEIQEQMHKEIETVIGAHHIPQMEDRKSLPYTDAVIHEAQRYLDIVPLNIPHYATKDISFRGYTIPKDTVIIPMLHSVLRDEDQWEKPWTFNPDHFLDKNGNFKKNPAFYAFSAGKRACVGESLARMELLIFLVSIVQQFHLSTPGGPSSLDIKPEFSSFGNIPRRYELIATPC
- the LOC125308188 gene encoding cytochrome P450 2G1-like isoform X2, with translation MSESSMLLLATLVLLLLLLAWRRRGTRGLPLPPGPTGLPLLGNLPQVDKTAPFKTFMKWSEQYGPVMTVTLGPVRIVALSGYQTVKEALVDQADDFTGRAPVPFLNRVVKGYGLAISNGERWRQLRRFTLSTLRDFGMGRKRMEQWIQEESRHLLESMRQTKSPFDPTFFLSRAVSNVICSLVFGQRFSYDDVNFLRLLQIISDTFRFGSKPWGQLYNIFPRLMTYTPGPHQKVFRHMDELREFVTAKIHQHKDTLDPDNPRDYIDCFLIRLEQESDLPTTEFFYDNLVSTVMNLFFAGTETTSTTMRYAMMLLIKHPEIQEQMHKEIETVIGAHHIPQMEDRKSLPYTDAVIHEAQRYLDIVPLNIPHYATKDISFRGYTIPKDTVIIPMLHSVLRDEDQWEKPWTFNPDHFLDKNGNFKKNPAFYAFSAGKRACVGESLARMELLIFLVSIVQQFHLSTPGGPSSLDIKPEFSSFGNIPRRYELIATPC
- the LOC125308188 gene encoding cytochrome P450 2F3-like isoform X3 translates to MTVTLGPVRIVALSGYQTVKEALVDQADDFTGRAPVPFLNRVVKGYGLAISNGERWRQLRRFTLSTLRDFGMGRKRMEQWIQEESRHLLESMRQTKSAPFDPTFFLSRAVSNVICSLVFGQRFSYDDVNFLRLLQIISDTFRFGSKPWGQLYNIFPRLMTYTPGPHQKVFRHMDELREFVTAKIHQHKDTLDPDNPRDYIDCFLIRLEQESDLPTTEFFYDNLVSTVMNLFFAGTETTSTTMRYAMMLLIKHPEIQEQMHKEIETVIGAHHIPQMEDRKSLPYTDAVIHEAQRYLDIVPLNIPHYATKDISFRGYTIPKDTVIIPMLHSVLRDEDQWEKPWTFNPDHFLDKNGNFKKNPAFYAFSAGKRACVGESLARMELLIFLVSIVQQFHLSTPGGPSSLDIKPEFSSFGNIPRRYELIATPC